Proteins from a single region of Rhinatrema bivittatum chromosome 13, aRhiBiv1.1, whole genome shotgun sequence:
- the LOC115075273 gene encoding LOW QUALITY PROTEIN: interferon-inducible GTPase 5-like (The sequence of the model RefSeq protein was modified relative to this genomic sequence to represent the inferred CDS: inserted 1 base in 1 codon; deleted 1 base in 1 codon), whose amino-acid sequence MAESNPSEENEIISQEDLAYFKAAIESGNLTEAASKIQKKLESLESAKLDIAITGESGSGKSTFVNAIRGMGDEEKESAKTGVTETTIEPTPYPHPNYPNVTLWDLPGIGTPNFKAQTYLEQVNFSQYDFFIIIASERFKSNHAELAKEIQKMGKKFYFVRNKVDADLYAENKRHKSSYDEGKILALIRRNCIESLEKEGVKSGQVFLISSLKLDKYDFQLLQETLEAELPKHKKHAFLLCLPNMSVKVLQKKKEALKKQAWKLAALSVAIAVIPVPGLSVVCDVAILVKALTNYCKAFGIDEESLAKLARKVKKPVEKLKAEIKSPLAQEISSDLVKKLLXQGAVGGSLMAVKYFLSNIPVIGSLAAGGISFGTTYNMLCSFLNDLEQDAQKCADCGSL is encoded by the exons ATGGCTGAAAGTAATCCAAGTGAGGAAAATGAAATAATTTCCCAGGAGGATCTTGCATATTTCAAGGCTGCCATAGAATCAGGGAACCTGACTGAAGCTGCatcaaaaatacagaaaaaactggagtcacttgagtctgctaaactggaCATTGCCATCACTGGAGAGTCGGGGTCTGGGAAATCGACCTTTGTTAATGCCATCAGGGGTATGGGGGATGAAGAAAAAGAGTCAGCTAAGACCGGGGTGACTGAAACTACAATAGAACCCACTCCATATCCTCATCCAAATTATCCAAATGTAACATTATGGGACCTTCCAGGAATTGGAACTCCAAACTTTAAGGCACAAACATACCTCGAGCAAGTTAATTTTAGCCAGTATGATTTTTTTATCATCATTGCTTCAGAACGCTTCAAATCCAACCATGCCGAGCTTGCTAAAGAAATTcagaaaatggggaaaaaattttattttgtacGCAACAAAGTGGATGCAGATCTATATGCTGAAAATAAGCGCCACAAATCCAGCTATGATGAAGGAAAGATCTTGGCATTAATCAGAAGAAACTGCATAGAAAGCCTGGAGAAAGAGGGTGTGAAATCAGGACAAGTTTTTCTTATATCGAGTTTGAAGTTAGATAAGTATGACTTCCAACTGCttcaggagacactggaggcagAGCTTCCCAAGCATAAGAAGCACGCTTTCCTGCTCTGTTTGCCCAACATGTCTGTAAAagttttacaaaagaaaaaagaagcattaaaaaaGCAAGCATGGAAGTTAGCCGCACTGTCC GTGGCTATTGCTGTCATTCCTGTGCCAGGTCTCTCTGTTGTTTGTGATGTTGCCATCTTGGTAAAAGCTCTCACAAATTATTGCAAAGCTTTTGGTATAGATGAAGAATCACTTGCTAAACTTGCTAGGAAGGTTAAAAAGCCAGTAGAGAAACTGAAGGCTGAAATAAAGTCCCCATTGGCCCAAGAAATATCTTCTGATCTTGTAAAGAAGCTGC ACCAAGGTGCTGTGGGTGGTTCTCTCATGGCAGTTAAATATTTCCTGAGTAATATTCCTGTGATTGGCTCTCTGGCTGCTGGAGGGATTTCCTTTGGTACCACATACAATATGTTATGCAGCTTTCTTAATGACCTTGAGCAAGACGCTCAAAAATGTGCTGACTGTGGCTCTTTATGA